One Oncorhynchus nerka isolate Pitt River linkage group LG5, Oner_Uvic_2.0, whole genome shotgun sequence genomic window carries:
- the LOC115145002 gene encoding transmembrane protein 182-like, with translation MSPAERLSVLLFLAGFFGGLGALSLMLSFGTDYWLLALETCGPGEASETWEAGALRPGEGEMEDQDTVTFFHQGFFWRCSFSGRRQENMMWHFWITNQPHQKVCVPAYLFPFYASEQSTDYQAPDTAVYRAFWSIFLLVGVVTLMIGGFVIICASPLASHRLYKVGGALLLTGGLCLLVVIIMYVVWTQVLDTLEDYAAQQQHSSQCPTVYHLSVQYGLSFLFAPVSVFFFLLAALLFILIGRTVRRCHHKVPM, from the exons ATGTCTCCTGCTGAGAGGCTGAGTGTGCTCCTCTTCCTAGCTGGGTTCTTCGGGGGCTTGGGAGCCCTGTCCCTGATGCTCTCCTTTGGGACAGACTACTGGCTGCTGGCCTTGGAGACCTGTGGCCCTGGGGAGGCATCAGAGACCTGGGAGGCTGGGGCCCTCAGACctggggagggggagatggaggatcAGGACACTGTGACATTCTTCCACCAGGGCTTCTTCTGGAGGTGCTCCTTCagtgggaggagacaggagaacatGATGTGGCACTTCTGGATCA CCAATCAACCACACCAAAAGGTCTGTGTGCCTGCCTACCTCTTCCCATTTTATGCTTCTGAGCAAAGCACGGATTACCAGGCACCTGACACTGCAGTCTACAGGGCCTTCTGGAGCATCTTCCTTCTAGTGGGCGTGGTCACTCTTATGATTGGTGGGTTTGTCATCATCTGTGCCTCTCCATTGGCCAGCCACAGGCTCTACAAAGTAGGCGGGGCACTCTTGCTCACTGGAG gtctATGTCTCCTGGTTGTAATAATTATGTATGTAGTCTGGACCCAGGTACTGGACACTCTGGAGGACTACGCTGCCCAGCAACAACACTCCTCCCAGTGTCCAACAGTCTACCACCTCAGCGTCCAATACGGCCTCTCCTTCCTGTTTGCTCCCGTCTCCGTCTTCTTCTTCCTGCTGGCAGCACTGCTCTTCATCCTGATTGGACGAACAGTGCGGAGGTGCCATCACAAAGTGCCAATGTAG